Proteins encoded within one genomic window of Humulus lupulus chromosome 1, drHumLupu1.1, whole genome shotgun sequence:
- the LOC133782376 gene encoding chloroplast envelope quinone oxidoreductase homolog, whose product MASSAAKLMQALQYDSYGGGAAALKHVEVPVPSPKKNEILVKMEALALNPVDWKIQKGMIRPIFPRKFPHIPGTDVAGEVVEVGQGVNKFKPGDKVLTFLSHTNGGGLAEYVVGVENLTVSRPPEVSAAEAAGLLVAGLTAHQALTQSAGIKLDGTGDQKNILVTAASGGVGQYAVQLAKLGNTHVTATCGARNFDFVKSLGADEVLDYKTPEGSALKSPSGRKYDAVVHCSTGIPWSTFEPNLSKNGKVIDITPGPAALLTFALKKVTFSSKQLVPLLMSAKTENMEYLLNLVKEGKLKTVIDSKHPLSKAEDAWAKSIDSHATGKIIVEP is encoded by the exons ATGGCATCTTCGGCAGCCAAGCTCATGCAAGCTCTTCAGTATGATAGCTATGGCGGTGGAGCTGCTGCTTTGAAG CATGTTGAGGTTCCAGTGCCTTCTCCCAAGAAGAATGAGATTTTGGTTAAAATGGAAGCATTGGCTCTAAATCCAGTGGATTGGAAAATTCAGAAAGGGATGATACGCCCCATTTTCCCTCGCAAATTCCCCCACATTCCTG GTACTGATGTGGCTGGAGAAGTAGTAGAAGTTGGACAAGGAGTCAACAAATTCAAACCTGGTGACAAAGTCTTAACATTTCTTAGCCATACA AATGGAGGTGGGCTTGCTGAGTATGTTGTAGGTGTTGAGAACTTGACAGTGTCTCGGCCACCTGAAGTTTCAGCAGCTGAAGCTGCAGGCTTGCTTGTTGCTGGCCTCACAGCTCACCAGGCCCTCACTCAATCAGCCGGGATCAAGCTTGACGGGACCGGTGACCAGAAGAACATTCTGGTCACTGCAGCCTCTGGTGGCGTAGGTCAGTATGCAGTTCAATTGGCAAAGCTTGGGAACACACATGTTACAGCCACTTGTGGTGCCCGCAACTTTGACTTTGTGAAGAGCTTAGGTGCTGATGAGGTTCTTGACTACAAGACCCCAGAAGGGTCAGCTCTGAAAAGCCCCTCCGGTAGGAAATATGATGCGGTGGTCCACTGTTCGACTGGAATTCCTTGGTCAACTTTTGAGCCTAATCTGAGTAAGAACGGGAAGGTTATCGATATTACTCCTGGACCAGCAGCTTTGTTGACTTTTGCTCTCAAAAAAGTTACCTTCTCTTCAAAGCAATTAGTGCCGCTTCTCATGAGTGCCAAGACTGAGAATATGGAATATCTGCTGAATTTGGTGAAGGAAGGAAAGCTCAAGACAGTGATTGACTCGAAGCATCCACTGAGCAAGGCTGAAGATGCTTGGGCCAAGAGTATTGATAGCCACGCTACTGGGAAGATCATTGTGGAGCCTTAG
- the LOC133782369 gene encoding chloroplast envelope quinone oxidoreductase homolog, protein MASRLVDMAEKLMQAVQYNSYGGGPSSLKHVEVPIPNPNKDEILMKVEAASINPFDWKVQKGMLRPFLPRKFPYTPCNDVAGEVVDVGAGVKNFKAGDKVVAMLNPLTGGGLAQFAAAKESLTVARPREVSAADAASLPVAGLTALQALSQSAGVKLDGSGQPVNILVTAASGGVGHYAVQLAKLGNTHVTATCGARNVKLVKSLGADEVLDYKTPGGEALISPSGRKYDAVIHCATGIPWSTFEPNLSTNGKVIDITPSLGSMATFALKKLTFSKKQLVPLFLNPKGENLNYLVKLVTEKKLKTVIDSKYPLSKAEDAWAKSIDGHATGKIIVEHK, encoded by the exons ATGGCCTCTAGACTGGTAGATATGGCGGAGAAGCTTATGCAAGCTGTTCAATACAATAGTTATGGCGGAGGACCTTCTAGCTTAAAG CATGTTGAAGTTCCAATTCCTAATCCAAACAAAGATGAGATATTGATGAAAGTTGAAGCAGCAAGTATTAACCCATTTGATTGGAAAGTACAAAAAGGCATGCTCAGGCCTTTTTTGCCTCGCAAGTTCCCCTATACACCTT GTAATGATGTCGCAGGAGAAGTTGTTGATGTTGGAGCAGGTGTTAAAAATTTCAAAGCTGGTGACAAAGTTGTAGCTATGCTTAACCCTCTT ACGGGAGGTGGACTGGCTCAGTTTGCTGCAGCCAAGGAAAGCTTGACGGTCGCTAGGCCACGAGAAGTGTCAGCAGCTGATGCTGCAAGTTTGCCTGTAGCCGGTCTAACAGCTCTCCAGGCCCTCTCTCAGTCTGCTGGGGTCAAGCTCGATGGAAGTGGCCAACCGGTGAACATTTTGGTCACTGCTGCCTCAGGTGGTGTCGGTCATTATGCAGTTCAACTGGCTAAGCTCGGAAACACACACGTGACAGCTACATGTGGTGCTCGAAATGTCAAGCTCGTGAAGAGCTTAGGTGCCGACGAGGTTCTTGATTACAAGACTCCAGGAGGGGAAGCTCTGATTAGCCCCTCGGGTCGGAAATATGATGCAGTAATCCACTGTGCAACAGGCATTCCATGGTCAACTTTCGAGCCTAATTTGAGCACCAATGGCAAGGTAATAGATATCACACCTAGCCTTGGTTCCATGGCAACTTTTGCTCTGAAAAAGCTTACCTTTTCAAAGAAGCAATTGGTACCATTATTTTTGAACCCCAAGGGCGAGAACTTGAATTATCTTGTTAAGTTAGTCACAGAAAAGAAGCTCAAGACAGTGATCGACTCAAAATATCCCCTGAGCAAGGCTGAAGATGCTTGGGCTAAGAGTATCGATGGCCATGCGACGGGGAAGATTATTGTGGAGCATAAGTGA
- the LOC133782342 gene encoding anthocyanidin-3-O-glucoside rhamnosyltransferase-like, which translates to MGKELSSTNDELHVVMFPFFAFGHISPFVQLSNKLSSSHGVRISFFSIPGYVSRIKSLLIPSPTTQIIPLQIPSTNGSLTDSTAGTSDLPPSEAGSLIEAVDLMQPQIKSLLSDLKPHFIVFDFAQYWLPSLASELGIKTLFFSVFSAVSGAYNTVPARLSGVEGDLTVNDLKKPPMGFPQTSEIRLKTFEARDFLFLFRSFDGGPSVFDRVISGLTGCSAIIMKTCEEIEGPYLAFMKSQFRKPVMLTGPLVPEPTSGELDEKWATWLSRFQPKTVVFCSFGSETFLNDDEIRELTLGLELTKLPFFLVLNFPANVDAATELERALPEGFKERVKDRGVVYSGWVQQQQILAHASVGCYLCHSGFSSIIEAWVNDCQLALLPFKGDQFMNSKLIGLDLKAGVEVKRRDEDGHFAKEDIYEALKKIMVEVEEEPGKTVRVNHQKWRSFLLEKNIQDKFISDMAMEMKAMAMATTPTTCT; encoded by the coding sequence ATGGGGAAAGAGTTGAGTAGTACCAATGATGAGCTTCACGTAGTAATGTTTCCATTCTTCGCATTTGGGCATATCAGTCCATTTGTTCAGCTCTCCAACAAGCTCTCCTCCTCTCATGGAGTTCGAATCTCTTTCTTCTCCATTCCCGGCTACGTTTCCAGAATCAAATCCTTACTCATTCCCTCTCCCACCACCCAAATCATTCCCCTCCAAATCCCATCCACCAACGGTAGTCTCACTGATTCAACTGCTGGAACTTCAGATCTCCCACCCTCCGAAGCCGGAAGCCTCATCGAAGCTGTTGATCTAATGCAACCCCAGATCAAGTCCCTTCTTTCAGATCTCAAACCCCATTTCATCGTCTTTGATTTCGCTCAGTACTGGCTTCCCTCTCTCGCTTCAGAATTGGGCATCAAGACTTTGTTTTTCTCTGTCTTCTCTGCTGTTTCCGGTGCTTACAACACCGTCCCGGCCAGACTTTCCGGCGTCGAAGGAGACCTCACCGTCAATGACCTGAAGAAACCTCCAATGGGTTTCCCTCAAACCTCTGAAATTCGCCTGAAAACCTTCGAAGCCAGAGACTTCTTGTTCCTGTTTCGGAGCTTCGACGGAGGCCCAAGCGTTTTCGACAGAGTCATCTCTGGCCTAACTGGTTGCTCCGCCATCATAATGAAGACCTGCGAAGAAATCGAAGGTCCATATCTAGCTTTCATGAAATCCCAGTTCAGAAAACCTGTCATGCTGACTGGTCCCCTCGTCCCGGAGCCAACATCCGGCGAGCTCGACGAAAAATGGGCAACTTGGCTCAGTCGTTTCCAGCCAAAGACTGTCGTTTTTTGCTCATTCGGGAGCGAAACGTTTCTCAACGATGATGAAATCAGAGAGCTAACTCTCGGGTTGGAACTaacaaaattaccatttttcttGGTCCTGAACTTCCCGGCCAACGTCGACGCCGCAACCGAACTGGAACGAGCTCTGCCCGAAGGGTTCAAGGAAAGAGTGAAAGACAGAGGCGTAGTGTACTCTGGGTGGGTGCAGCAGCAGCAGATCCTGGCCCATGCAAGCGTTGGATGCTACCTTTGTCACTCTGGGTTTAGCTCCATTATTGAGGCCTGGGTCAACGACTGTCAGTTGGCTTTGCTGCCATTCAAAGGGGACCAGTTCATGAACTCGAAGCTCATTGGGTTGGACCTGAAAGCTGGTGTGGAGGTGAAAAGGAGAGACGAAGATGGGCATTTTGCGAAGGAGGATATCTATGAAGCGCTGAAGAAGATAATGGTGGAGGTTGAGGAGGAACCTGGGAAGACAGTGAGAGTGAATCATCAAAAATGGCGTAGTTTTTTGTTGGAGAAGAACATTCAAGATAAGTTCATATCAGATATGGCGATGGAGATGAAGGCCATGGCCATGGCTACTACGCCTACTACTTGTACGTAA
- the LOC133782363 gene encoding uncharacterized protein LOC133782363 codes for MQSIISSTSLINSRLPIPTPKQSKTSFATASRTRRRLAIRMSLNETPKPPDLPSSLVSSVTNLLWGPSLPPGLLISTVRTAWHSTWRLMMSQLAPPDPSGGYSRPASRFRADKLTRQNPTTLHLYVGLPCPWAHRTLIVRVLKGLEDAVPVSVAAPGTDGSWEFKDIQGRDEDTLIPTKDKASGCRTLKEVYGLRRGGYSGRCTVPMLWDTAAKEVVCNESYDIIRLLNSEFNGLARNPDLDLYPPYLKEEIEKWNGVIYPNVNNGVYRCGFAQSQEAYDEAVKGLFSTLDMLDNHLSSSRYLCGDKLTLADVCLFTTLIRFDLVYNGLFKCTKKKLVEYPNLHGYMCELYQFPKVAETCNFGAIMDGYYGTLFPLNPGSIRPVIPLGCEHEVLCRPHNRESLSFANESSEIFVS; via the exons atgcagagCATCATCAGCAGCACTTCACTCATCAACTCCCGCCTCCCAATTCCGACGCCCAAACAGTCCAAAACCTCCTTCGCCACCGCCAGCCGAACACGACGTCGTTTAGCCATTCGAATGTCCCTGAACGAGACTCCCAAACCCCCAGACCTCCCTTCTTCTCTCGTCTCCTCCGTCACCAACCTCCTCTGGGGGCCATCCCTCCCACCGGGTCTCCTCATCTCCACCGTCCGTACAGCCTGGCACTCCACGTGGCGCCTCATGATGTCCCAGCTCGCTCCCCCCGATCCATCCGGCGGTTACTCCCGACCCGCCTCCAGATTCCGGGCCGACAAACTAACCCGCCAAAACCCAACAACCCTCCATCTCTACGTGGGCCTCCCTTGCCCCTGGGCCCACCGCACCCTCATAGTCCGGGTCCTCAAGGGCCTCGAGGACGCCGTGCCCGTCTCGGTTGCAGCTCCCGGAACAGACGGTTCGTGGGAATTCAAGGATATCCAAGGTAGGGACGAGGATACCCTTATCCCGACTAAGGATAAGGCCAGTGGGTGTAGAACGTTAAAAGAAGTATATGGACTCAGAAGAGGAGGGTACAGTGGGCGGTGTACGGTTCCAATGCTATGGGATACGGCGGCGAAAGAGGTTGTTTGCAACGAGAGCTACGATATCATCCGATTGCTCAATTCGGAGTTCAACGGGTTGGCCCGAAACCCGGATTTGGATCTTTATCCGCCGTATTTGAAGGAGGAGATTGAGAAATGGAATGGAGTTATCTACCCGAATGTGAATAATGGGGTTTACAG ATGTGGATTTGCTCAGAGTCAAGAGGCGTACGATGAAGCAGTGAAGGGGTTGTTTAGTACGTTGGACATGTTAGATAATCATCTAAGTAGTTCGAGATACTTATGTGGAGATAAGCTTACTCTTGCTGATGTTTGCTTGTTCACTACTTTGATTCGATTTGACCTTGTTTACAATGGTTTGTTTAAGTGCACAAAAAAGAAGCTGGTCGAGTACCCAAATCTACATGGCTATATGTGTGAGCTTTATCAG TTTCCGAAGGTTGCTGAAACTTGTAATTTTGGGGCGATTATGGATGGTTACTATGGAACACTTTTTCCACTGAATCCAGGTAGCATTAGACCTGTTATCCCTTTGGGTTGTGAGCATGAAGTTCTCTGTAGACCTCATAACAGGGAATCATTATCCTTTGCAAATGAAAGTAGTGAGATCTTTGTATCATAA
- the LOC133782350 gene encoding serine/threonine-protein kinase MHK isoform X2: protein MERYTILEELGDGTCGTVYKAIDSRTHEIVAVKKMKRKFYFWEEYWRLREIKRLNLYQMMRDRQRPFSEDEIRSFMAQVLHGLDHIHKNGYFHRDLKPENLLVTNDVLKIADFGLAREVSSMPPYTEYVSTRWYRAPEVLLQSKTYTPAVDMWAVGAILAELFTFSPIFPGESEIDQLFKICCVLGTPDIASFPEGTNTSRLFGIMNYEKISPANLSDVIPNASPEAIDLILQLCSWDPSRRPAADESLQHPFFKVTWVPRLLRDPLELKLSNMGAQPNLELKLSDFGSEPEDCFLGLTLAVKPSVSNLDVVHDVSQGDKNALFCSDLEDRGEQSVFWSLISPERNGIRAPVETSFSLSFSSVQHSTIMGSQSGGFSIPALQPNILDGPFLGMSSTFPRRSLPLSD from the exons ATGGAAAG ATATACAATTTTGGAAGAGCTTGGAGATGGCACTTGTGGCACTGTATATAAGGCCATTGATTCTAGGACACATGAGATT GTTGCTGttaagaagatgaagagaaagtTCTATTTTTGGGAAGAATACTGGAGATTACGAGAAATAAAG AGATTGAATCTCTACCAAATGATGAGAGATCGGCAAAGGCCTTTTTCTGAAGATGAGATCCGTAGCTTCATGGCTCAAGTACTTCATGGACTTGATCACATACAtaaaaatggatattttcataGAGATCTGAAACCTG AGAATTTGCTGGtgacaaatgatgttcttaaaATTGCTGATTTTGGGCTGGCTAGAGAAGTGTCATCGATGCCCCCTTATACTGAATATGTTTCCACACGATG GTACCGTGCACCAGAAGTCTTGCTGCAGTCGAAGACATACACTCCTGCAGTTG ACATGTGGGCAGTCGGTGCAATCCTAGCTGAGCTATTCACTTTTTCTCCCATTTTCCCTGGTGAAAG TGAAATAGATCAATTGTTCAAGATATGCTGTGTTCTTGGTACACCAGACATTGCTTCTTTTCCTGAAGGGACAAATACATCTCGATTATTTGGAATTATGAACTATGAGAAG ATATCACCAGCAAACCTTTCTGATGTCATTCCAAATGCAAGCCCGGAAGCCATTGATTTAATATTG CAACTATGCTCATGGGACCCATCAAGGAGGCCAGCTGCAGATGAGTCATTACAGCATCCGTTTTTCAAG GTGACTTGGGTTCCTCGTTTACTACGTGATCCACTTGAGCTAAAGCTGAGTAACATGG GGGCACAGCCAAATCTTGAGCTGAAATTATCGGACTTTGGTTCTGAACCCGAGGACTGCTTTCTTGGCTTGACGTTGGCTGTGAAACCCAGTGTTTCAAACTTGG ATGTGGTTCATGATGTATCGCAGGGTGACAAG AATGCACTATTTTGCTCTGATTTGGAAGATCGTGGGGAACAGTCAG TTTTTTGGTCACTGATTTCACCCGAGAGAAACGGAATTCGAGCCCCAGTAGAAACATCCTTTTCTCTATCTTTCAG TTCAGTTCAACACTCCACAATCATGGGCTCGCAGTCCGGTGGGTTCTCCATTCCAGCTTTGCAGCCTAACATCTTGGACGGCCCCTTTTTGGGCATGTCCTCTACCTTCCCTCGAAGGTCATTGCCTTTGAGTGATTGA
- the LOC133782350 gene encoding serine/threonine-protein kinase MHK isoform X1 — protein sequence MERYTILEELGDGTCGTVYKAIDSRTHEIVAVKKMKRKFYFWEEYWRLREIKVLRRLSHPNIIKLNEVVRENDEVFLIFEYMRLNLYQMMRDRQRPFSEDEIRSFMAQVLHGLDHIHKNGYFHRDLKPENLLVTNDVLKIADFGLAREVSSMPPYTEYVSTRWYRAPEVLLQSKTYTPAVDMWAVGAILAELFTFSPIFPGESEIDQLFKICCVLGTPDIASFPEGTNTSRLFGIMNYEKISPANLSDVIPNASPEAIDLILQLCSWDPSRRPAADESLQHPFFKVTWVPRLLRDPLELKLSNMGAQPNLELKLSDFGSEPEDCFLGLTLAVKPSVSNLDVVHDVSQGDKNALFCSDLEDRGEQSVFWSLISPERNGIRAPVETSFSLSFSSVQHSTIMGSQSGGFSIPALQPNILDGPFLGMSSTFPRRSLPLSD from the exons ATGGAAAG ATATACAATTTTGGAAGAGCTTGGAGATGGCACTTGTGGCACTGTATATAAGGCCATTGATTCTAGGACACATGAGATT GTTGCTGttaagaagatgaagagaaagtTCTATTTTTGGGAAGAATACTGGAGATTACGAGAAATAAAG GTCCTTCGTAGACTGAGTCATCCCAATATCATAAAATTGAACGAGGTTGTCAGGGAAAACGATGAGGTGTTCCTCATTTTTGAGTACATG AGATTGAATCTCTACCAAATGATGAGAGATCGGCAAAGGCCTTTTTCTGAAGATGAGATCCGTAGCTTCATGGCTCAAGTACTTCATGGACTTGATCACATACAtaaaaatggatattttcataGAGATCTGAAACCTG AGAATTTGCTGGtgacaaatgatgttcttaaaATTGCTGATTTTGGGCTGGCTAGAGAAGTGTCATCGATGCCCCCTTATACTGAATATGTTTCCACACGATG GTACCGTGCACCAGAAGTCTTGCTGCAGTCGAAGACATACACTCCTGCAGTTG ACATGTGGGCAGTCGGTGCAATCCTAGCTGAGCTATTCACTTTTTCTCCCATTTTCCCTGGTGAAAG TGAAATAGATCAATTGTTCAAGATATGCTGTGTTCTTGGTACACCAGACATTGCTTCTTTTCCTGAAGGGACAAATACATCTCGATTATTTGGAATTATGAACTATGAGAAG ATATCACCAGCAAACCTTTCTGATGTCATTCCAAATGCAAGCCCGGAAGCCATTGATTTAATATTG CAACTATGCTCATGGGACCCATCAAGGAGGCCAGCTGCAGATGAGTCATTACAGCATCCGTTTTTCAAG GTGACTTGGGTTCCTCGTTTACTACGTGATCCACTTGAGCTAAAGCTGAGTAACATGG GGGCACAGCCAAATCTTGAGCTGAAATTATCGGACTTTGGTTCTGAACCCGAGGACTGCTTTCTTGGCTTGACGTTGGCTGTGAAACCCAGTGTTTCAAACTTGG ATGTGGTTCATGATGTATCGCAGGGTGACAAG AATGCACTATTTTGCTCTGATTTGGAAGATCGTGGGGAACAGTCAG TTTTTTGGTCACTGATTTCACCCGAGAGAAACGGAATTCGAGCCCCAGTAGAAACATCCTTTTCTCTATCTTTCAG TTCAGTTCAACACTCCACAATCATGGGCTCGCAGTCCGGTGGGTTCTCCATTCCAGCTTTGCAGCCTAACATCTTGGACGGCCCCTTTTTGGGCATGTCCTCTACCTTCCCTCGAAGGTCATTGCCTTTGAGTGATTGA